A DNA window from Sulfitobacter noctilucicola contains the following coding sequences:
- a CDS encoding alpha/beta hydrolase family protein codes for MRHTLHITALTLAISAGATFAEPAQADTMNTGITALTVTDSRTDRPLEGFLWYPTTENGRIETHHTNAVWQGIEAIEDAAPAEGKHPFVVLSHGMYGNAMNQTWLADALVDEGYIVAAISHPGTSTWSRDPDHARQMWDRPADISRVIGHALSDPSLSGLIDAERIYMAGHSLGGFTAMALAGAQYDAEGFEAFCADQPDELVCGIFANWQVGKTPEDRAAMSADLSDSRIKGFGVFDLGGTQTFSAQSLAAIERPLLVIGAPVDIAGLDLDIESRALRAALPETQVTYLEPETLSHFDFLSVCKPAAMEILAEEEPGDEIICKNGDAEREADHALIVKAVVAAFQ; via the coding sequence ATGAGACATACACTTCACATCACCGCACTCACCCTCGCAATCTCTGCTGGCGCAACATTTGCAGAACCGGCGCAGGCCGATACGATGAATACCGGCATCACCGCACTTACTGTAACCGACAGTCGCACGGACCGCCCGCTTGAAGGCTTCCTGTGGTATCCCACAACCGAAAACGGGCGGATCGAAACGCACCACACCAATGCGGTTTGGCAGGGCATTGAAGCGATTGAAGATGCGGCACCAGCAGAGGGCAAGCACCCCTTCGTGGTCCTGTCCCATGGCATGTACGGGAATGCGATGAACCAGACGTGGCTTGCGGATGCCTTGGTGGATGAAGGTTATATCGTTGCAGCCATCAGCCATCCCGGCACGTCGACTTGGTCGCGAGACCCCGATCATGCGCGGCAAATGTGGGACCGGCCGGCAGATATTTCGCGGGTTATCGGCCATGCTTTGAGCGATCCGTCACTAAGCGGTCTCATCGATGCTGAACGTATCTATATGGCGGGTCATTCGCTGGGTGGTTTTACGGCGATGGCACTGGCAGGGGCGCAGTACGATGCAGAAGGGTTCGAGGCCTTTTGCGCGGATCAGCCAGATGAACTGGTTTGTGGCATCTTTGCCAATTGGCAGGTTGGCAAGACACCGGAAGATCGAGCTGCGATGAGTGCGGATTTGTCAGACAGCCGGATCAAGGGTTTTGGCGTTTTCGATCTGGGTGGGACGCAGACGTTCTCAGCCCAAAGTCTTGCCGCGATTGAGCGCCCACTGCTGGTGATCGGCGCACCGGTAGATATCGCCGGTCTCGATCTGGACATTGAATCGCGCGCTCTGCGGGCGGCCTTGCCAGAGACCCAAGTGACGTACTTGGAGCCCGAAACCCTGTCACACTTCGATTTTCTGAGCGTGTGCAAGCCTGCTGCGATGGAGATTTTGGCAGAGGAAGAACCGGGCGACGAAATCATCTGCAAGAATGGCGATGCCGAGCGTGAAGCGGACCATGCGCTGATCGTAAAAGCAGTTGTTGCCGCGTTCCAGTAA
- a CDS encoding bifunctional metallophosphatase/5'-nucleotidase yields the protein MTRFLTSVAALGLMAGAAAADYQLTILHTNDFHARFEPISKYDGPCSAEDNGEGKCFGGSARLVTAINEARTRTNNSILVDGGDQFQGTLFYTYYKGALAAEMMNKMGYDAMTVGNHEFDDGPEVLKGFMDAVDFPVLMSNADVSAEPLLADTLTKSTVIERGGEKLGLIGLTPQDTDELASPGDNITFSDPVAAVQGEVDKLTADGVNKIIVLSHSSYAVDQEVAAGTTGVDVIVGGHSNTLLSNTNDRAAGPYPTMVGNTAIVQAYAYGKFLGELNVTFDDDGNITEAAGEPIILDAAVTQDEGTVSRITEAAAPLEEIRSKVVAQTDEAIGGDREVCRAQECTMGNLIADAMLARVADQGIQVAIQNGGGIRASIDAGEVTMGEVLTVLPFQNTLSTFQVTGAVLVEALENGVSQVEEGAGRFPQVAGMSYAFDAKAEAGSRISDVMVGGAPIEMEKTYGVVSNNYVRNGGDGYAMFKTAENAYDFGPDLADVTAEFIAANAPYKPYTDGRITVK from the coding sequence ATGACACGATTCCTGACGAGCGTTGCAGCACTGGGCCTGATGGCCGGCGCTGCGGCAGCCGATTATCAACTCACAATCCTGCACACGAATGACTTCCACGCGCGGTTCGAGCCGATCAGCAAGTATGACGGTCCTTGCTCCGCCGAGGACAATGGCGAAGGCAAATGCTTTGGCGGCTCTGCCCGTCTGGTCACGGCGATCAACGAGGCACGCACACGCACCAACAATTCGATCCTTGTGGATGGTGGCGACCAGTTTCAGGGCACATTGTTCTACACCTATTATAAGGGCGCGCTTGCGGCCGAGATGATGAACAAGATGGGCTATGACGCGATGACCGTGGGCAACCACGAATTCGACGATGGTCCCGAGGTCCTTAAGGGTTTCATGGACGCCGTTGATTTTCCGGTTCTGATGTCGAACGCCGATGTTTCGGCAGAACCACTTCTGGCGGACACTCTGACCAAATCCACCGTGATCGAGCGCGGCGGTGAAAAACTGGGCCTGATTGGCCTGACACCACAAGACACTGACGAGCTGGCAAGCCCCGGTGACAACATTACCTTCTCTGATCCGGTTGCGGCCGTGCAGGGCGAAGTCGACAAGCTGACAGCGGATGGTGTGAACAAGATCATCGTACTCAGCCACTCTTCTTATGCGGTGGATCAGGAAGTTGCGGCAGGCACCACAGGTGTTGATGTGATCGTGGGCGGCCACTCGAATACATTGCTCAGCAATACCAATGATCGCGCAGCAGGTCCTTATCCGACCATGGTGGGCAACACTGCTATCGTGCAGGCCTATGCCTACGGCAAGTTTCTGGGCGAGCTGAATGTCACCTTTGACGACGATGGGAACATTACCGAAGCCGCGGGCGAGCCGATCATTCTGGATGCTGCTGTAACGCAAGACGAGGGCACCGTTTCACGGATTACCGAGGCAGCAGCCCCGCTTGAAGAAATCCGCAGCAAGGTTGTCGCACAGACGGACGAAGCCATTGGCGGTGACCGCGAAGTCTGCCGAGCGCAGGAATGCACCATGGGCAACCTGATTGCCGATGCGATGCTGGCGCGTGTAGCGGATCAAGGCATTCAGGTCGCGATCCAGAACGGCGGTGGTATCCGTGCATCCATCGACGCGGGCGAAGTGACTATGGGCGAAGTGCTGACGGTCCTGCCGTTCCAGAACACGCTGTCCACGTTTCAGGTGACAGGTGCTGTTCTGGTCGAAGCGCTTGAGAACGGTGTGTCGCAAGTCGAGGAAGGCGCAGGCCGCTTCCCACAGGTTGCTGGCATGTCCTACGCCTTTGATGCCAAGGCTGAGGCAGGTTCACGCATCAGCGATGTCATGGTCGGTGGCGCACCCATCGAGATGGAAAAGACATACGGCGTTGTGTCCAACAACTATGTCCGCAATGGCGGTGATGGCTATGCCATGTTCAAGACGGCTGAAAACGCCTACGACTTCGGGCCCGATCTGGCAGATGTAACAGCTGAGTTCATCGCGGCCAATGCGCCATACAAGCCATACACAGATGGCCGTATTACGGTAAAGTAG
- a CDS encoding helix-turn-helix domain-containing protein, whose translation MGTNMISIPLPMLASLLCAVIAPLMLRLDPGRRAASIFFALLFADFAVQSLLVGLRFGYGVERFIPLQRVLPLSVGPILYLGFAALAQPPKEFRKSMILHLGIAAVTALVLLVMIRYFREVDVFIALSYIIYAVLLIRLARRGPDHLIFARLDIAANAVRWAWGAAGLLVALLTLDTTIALNFALGGGQQAPALVTMGSALLIAVLLVILASVPVLVAGQKSSAGRPAPQAEDEDQKLEASAREMLNRSQIYLDPDLTVQRIARRLSVPESNLSSAINNSQGMNVSQYVNGFRLNHAARLLRETDASVSKVMTQAGFLTRSNFYREFQRVYGQSPAGYRTQNAGPDAFSQKR comes from the coding sequence ATGGGTACGAATATGATCTCGATCCCCTTGCCCATGCTGGCATCGCTGCTTTGTGCAGTGATCGCGCCCTTGATGTTGCGTCTTGATCCGGGTCGGCGCGCGGCGTCGATTTTCTTTGCTTTGCTCTTTGCCGACTTTGCGGTTCAGTCGCTGCTGGTCGGGTTGCGGTTTGGCTACGGCGTGGAGCGTTTCATTCCACTGCAGCGGGTTCTGCCGCTTTCGGTGGGGCCAATCCTTTACCTCGGGTTTGCTGCACTTGCGCAACCGCCCAAGGAATTTCGCAAGAGCATGATTTTGCATCTGGGCATCGCTGCTGTGACGGCGCTGGTCCTGTTGGTCATGATCCGCTATTTCCGCGAAGTCGACGTGTTTATCGCGCTTAGCTACATTATCTATGCCGTGCTCCTGATCCGGCTGGCGCGGCGCGGTCCGGATCATCTGATATTTGCCCGCCTTGATATTGCGGCCAATGCTGTGCGCTGGGCATGGGGTGCCGCTGGTTTGCTGGTTGCCCTCCTGACGCTTGATACCACCATCGCGCTGAATTTTGCACTTGGCGGAGGACAGCAGGCACCGGCACTTGTAACCATGGGGTCGGCGTTGCTGATCGCGGTGTTGCTGGTGATCCTTGCCAGCGTTCCCGTCCTTGTCGCGGGCCAGAAATCAAGTGCCGGCCGCCCTGCCCCGCAGGCCGAAGATGAAGACCAAAAACTTGAAGCTTCTGCACGCGAAATGTTGAACCGCAGCCAGATCTACCTCGATCCGGACCTGACCGTGCAACGCATTGCCCGCCGGCTCAGCGTGCCGGAGAGCAATCTGTCCAGCGCAATCAATAACAGCCAAGGCATGAACGTTTCCCAATATGTGAACGGTTTCCGGCTGAACCACGCCGCACGGCTCCTGCGTGAAACGGACGCCTCGGTGTCAAAGGTGATGACACAGGCAGGGTTTCTGACCCGCTCGAACTTCTACCGCGAATTTCAGCGCGTCTACGGTCAATCCCCCGCAGGCTACAGAACGCAGAACGCCGGCCCGGATGCATTTTCCCAAAAACGTTGA
- a CDS encoding SOS response-associated peptidase: protein MCGRMALTLPPDAMAQLFAAAPANDLPSVPNYNVCPTTQVPVVTSDATATRKLSAMRWGFIPKWYKRPSGGPLLINARAETIAEKPAFRDAARTRRAIIIATGFYEWTKDAEGGRDPWYIYRSDAAPLAFAAVWQDWTDPEGGRMQTCAVVTTGANESMQAIHHRMPVILNQQDWPLWLGEADKGAARLMIAAPDDLLSWHRVSRAVNSNRASGPELIIPLAQDAKEI, encoded by the coding sequence ATGTGTGGACGCATGGCACTGACCTTGCCACCGGATGCGATGGCGCAATTGTTCGCGGCTGCCCCCGCGAATGATCTGCCTTCAGTGCCCAACTATAATGTGTGTCCGACAACACAAGTTCCTGTGGTCACAAGCGACGCAACTGCCACACGCAAGCTATCCGCGATGCGGTGGGGGTTCATTCCGAAATGGTACAAGAGACCGTCCGGCGGCCCCTTATTGATCAATGCGCGGGCCGAAACGATTGCGGAAAAGCCAGCCTTCCGCGATGCGGCCCGCACCCGCCGCGCCATCATCATCGCGACAGGCTTTTATGAATGGACGAAGGACGCAGAAGGCGGGCGTGATCCGTGGTACATTTACCGCTCTGATGCAGCACCGTTGGCCTTTGCTGCGGTTTGGCAGGACTGGACCGATCCCGAGGGCGGGCGCATGCAGACCTGTGCTGTTGTCACGACGGGCGCGAACGAGAGTATGCAGGCCATCCATCACAGGATGCCTGTTATCCTGAATCAACAGGATTGGCCGCTTTGGCTGGGCGAAGCCGACAAGGGGGCTGCTAGGTTAATGATTGCCGCACCCGATGATCTGCTGTCATGGCACCGCGTCTCGCGTGCGGTCAATTCCAACCGCGCAAGCGGGCCGGAACTTATAATCCCCCTGGCGCAGGACGCCAAGGAGATTTGA
- a CDS encoding MFS transporter: MRQYLPIFSLLLGSAFLLFAGGINGLILPVRGNAEGFSSVSLGLLGTGWAVGYVAGCIMVPALVARVGHIRAFGALAAIAAVSMLGSAIAVMPWAWIVLRGVCGFCFAGAAMIVESWLSEQTDPGSRGRVFGVYTMVNLGANTAGYLMLTLGDTSGFFFFALAAIFYCLALVPTALSNTSTPAPLVSVKLNMKSLWRNSPVAVFAVFWVGVSNAAFGTLAPVYAQQVGLVLTAVAVFTAVPILAGAVMQMPIGLMSDRMDRRKVLTGVAVLALAADLSFIVIAPEGRMLNLALAALLGGSIYAMYPIIVAHANDHADPGTAIQISGGLLLTYGIGSIVGPTVAGWAMTEVGIRALFLVTACAHGMVILYTLWRMAKREAVAEDEKSNFQPINAGRTSNLQTAETSQNDAPSLETDSSGT; this comes from the coding sequence ATGCGTCAATATCTCCCTATTTTCTCGCTCTTGCTTGGTTCAGCCTTTCTGCTTTTCGCCGGAGGCATCAATGGGCTTATTTTGCCAGTGCGCGGCAATGCGGAGGGGTTTTCGAGCGTTTCTTTAGGGCTCTTGGGCACAGGCTGGGCTGTGGGATACGTTGCTGGATGTATCATGGTGCCCGCACTTGTGGCGCGGGTGGGCCATATCCGTGCCTTCGGCGCATTGGCCGCAATTGCGGCAGTGTCGATGCTGGGAAGTGCTATTGCTGTCATGCCGTGGGCATGGATAGTCCTGCGCGGCGTCTGCGGCTTCTGCTTTGCCGGTGCGGCGATGATTGTGGAAAGCTGGCTGAGCGAACAGACCGACCCCGGATCACGCGGGCGGGTCTTCGGCGTTTATACGATGGTCAATCTCGGCGCAAATACAGCCGGCTACCTGATGCTGACACTCGGCGACACGTCCGGATTTTTCTTCTTCGCGCTTGCCGCGATTTTCTATTGCCTTGCCCTCGTTCCCACAGCGCTGAGCAACACATCTACCCCCGCCCCGCTGGTAAGCGTGAAGCTCAATATGAAATCACTCTGGCGCAACTCTCCCGTCGCGGTATTCGCGGTCTTTTGGGTTGGCGTTTCCAATGCGGCCTTTGGTACGCTGGCCCCTGTTTATGCTCAACAGGTGGGGCTGGTCCTGACTGCGGTCGCCGTCTTTACCGCTGTGCCGATCCTCGCAGGTGCGGTGATGCAGATGCCAATCGGCCTGATGTCAGACCGGATGGACCGTCGTAAGGTTCTGACCGGTGTTGCTGTTCTGGCGCTGGCGGCCGATTTATCCTTTATCGTGATCGCGCCCGAGGGGCGCATGCTGAACCTCGCGCTCGCCGCACTATTGGGTGGATCAATCTATGCCATGTATCCGATTATCGTGGCGCATGCGAACGACCACGCCGATCCCGGTACTGCGATCCAGATCTCAGGTGGCCTGCTATTGACCTATGGTATCGGGTCGATCGTGGGTCCGACAGTGGCAGGCTGGGCGATGACAGAAGTCGGCATACGCGCCTTGTTTCTCGTGACGGCCTGCGCACATGGCATGGTCATCCTTTACACCCTATGGCGTATGGCGAAACGCGAGGCTGTTGCAGAGGATGAAAAGTCGAACTTCCAGCCGATCAATGCGGGGCGTACATCCAACCTGCAAACAGCTGAGACATCCCAGAATGATGCCCCGTCTTTGGAAACTGATAGCAGCGGCACCTGA
- a CDS encoding acyl-CoA dehydrogenase, with protein sequence MNAEAPILRAKDAPDLGTFDWSDPFRLDSQLTEDERMIRDSAHAYAQEKLQPRVIDAFANETTDEGIFKEMGDMGLLGVTIPEEYGGLGGNYVSYGLVAREVERVDSGYRSMMSVQASLVMYPIYAYGSEAQRKKYLPKLCSGEWIGCFGLTEPDAGSDPAGMKTRAVKTANGYKLTGSKMWISNAPIADVFVVWAKSEEHGGKIRGFVLEKGMKGLSAPKVGNKLSLRASITGEIVMDGVEVSEEALLPHVSGLKGPFGCLNRARYGISWGAMGAAEFCWHAARQYGLDRKQFGKPLAQTQLFQKKLADMMTEISLGLQGSLQVGRLMDQANAAPEMVSIVKRNNCGKALDVARNARDMHGGNGISGEFQVIRHMMNLETVNTYEGTHDVHALILGRAQTGLQAFF encoded by the coding sequence ATGAATGCCGAAGCCCCCATCCTGCGTGCCAAGGACGCCCCTGATCTGGGTACTTTTGACTGGTCCGACCCCTTCCGCCTGGACAGCCAGTTGACCGAAGACGAGCGTATGATCCGCGATAGTGCACACGCCTATGCGCAGGAAAAGCTGCAACCTCGCGTCATCGACGCCTTTGCCAATGAGACCACGGACGAAGGCATCTTTAAGGAAATGGGCGACATGGGCCTGTTGGGGGTTACCATTCCCGAAGAATACGGCGGGCTGGGCGGCAATTATGTTTCGTACGGGCTGGTCGCCCGCGAGGTCGAGCGTGTGGACAGCGGATACCGCTCCATGATGTCCGTGCAGGCAAGCCTCGTAATGTATCCGATCTATGCTTACGGATCAGAAGCGCAGCGCAAGAAATACCTGCCCAAGCTTTGCTCTGGCGAATGGATCGGATGTTTTGGCCTGACCGAGCCCGACGCGGGCTCTGACCCGGCTGGCATGAAGACGCGGGCCGTGAAAACGGCCAACGGCTACAAGCTGACTGGCTCCAAAATGTGGATCTCGAACGCGCCGATTGCGGATGTGTTCGTGGTTTGGGCTAAATCCGAAGAGCATGGCGGCAAAATCCGCGGCTTCGTTCTGGAAAAAGGCATGAAGGGGCTGAGCGCGCCGAAAGTGGGCAACAAGCTGTCCCTGCGTGCGTCGATTACCGGTGAGATCGTCATGGACGGTGTGGAAGTAAGCGAAGAAGCTTTGCTGCCGCATGTGTCCGGTTTGAAAGGTCCGTTCGGCTGCCTGAACCGCGCGCGCTATGGTATTTCCTGGGGTGCGATGGGTGCTGCCGAGTTCTGCTGGCACGCGGCACGTCAATACGGTCTGGATCGCAAACAATTCGGCAAGCCGTTGGCGCAGACACAGCTTTTCCAGAAGAAGCTGGCCGACATGATGACCGAGATTTCGCTGGGCCTGCAAGGATCCTTGCAGGTGGGGCGTCTGATGGATCAGGCGAATGCCGCGCCGGAAATGGTGTCGATCGTCAAGCGCAACAACTGCGGTAAGGCGCTGGATGTGGCCCGCAACGCACGTGATATGCACGGCGGCAACGGGATTTCCGGTGAATTCCAAGTGATCCGTCACATGATGAACCTTGAGACGGTGAACACATACGAGGGGACGCATGACGTGCACGCATTGATCCTAGGGCGTGCACAAACCGGCCTGCAGGCGTTTTTCTAA
- a CDS encoding thiamine pyrophosphate-dependent enzyme → MDRVQIVHENFLRRVAAGDFPDGETDVSVLDNAQASALFEAQVLSRALDLQSRLMQKAGQGFYTIGSSGHEGMAALGHVLRVDDIAFLHYRDAAFQIARAEKAQQTGMMRDMLLSFACSADDPTSGGRHKVLGSRPLMIPPQTSTIASHLPKAVGAAHSITLARRNRPEHAVLARDGIAMCSFGDASLNHSTAQGAINAACWTAVQGVPLPLLFVCEDNGIGISTKTPTGWVKASMSMRPGLKYFEADGLDMYAAVAAAEQAAAWVRQHRKPAFLHLRTVRLYGHAGPDVVTSYLPKAEVEADEAHDPLLYSARGLVAAGAMTGQQVLDVYGETLEHVRQAAEEMVATPRLKTAGEVMESLIPPHRDVTATNGPSDAMRAEVFGSDLTQMDQPQPMSRLINWALHDIMLGHRATLLMGEDVGRKGGNYGVTQKLHGRFGPARVIDTLLDEQSILGLAIGLAHNGFLPMPEIQFLAYLHNAEDQLRGEAATLPFFSRGQWTNPMVVRISALGYQKGFGGHFHNDNSIAVLRDIPGLVIACPSSGEDAAMMLRECHRLAREEQRVVVFLEPIALYPMRDLIEPGDGRWMRHYPSPDQRLELGQVGVHGDGEDVAIVTYGNGHYLSRQAQHDLAQKGTAARVIDLRWIAPLPQEALLAAIGERPVLIVDECRHTGGQAEALMAMMHEGGINRFARLTAEDSFIATGPAYGATLPSREGIVAAVEGLLG, encoded by the coding sequence ATGGATAGGGTTCAGATCGTACACGAAAATTTTCTGCGGCGCGTTGCTGCGGGTGATTTTCCTGATGGTGAGACAGATGTGTCGGTATTGGACAATGCGCAGGCAAGTGCGCTTTTTGAGGCGCAGGTCTTGTCCCGTGCACTCGATCTGCAAAGCCGGCTGATGCAGAAGGCGGGGCAGGGGTTTTACACCATTGGCTCTTCCGGCCACGAGGGGATGGCGGCTTTAGGGCATGTGCTGCGTGTCGATGACATTGCGTTTCTGCATTACCGCGATGCGGCGTTCCAGATTGCCCGTGCCGAAAAGGCGCAGCAGACAGGGATGATGCGCGATATGCTGTTGTCTTTTGCCTGTTCCGCAGATGACCCGACCAGCGGCGGGCGTCACAAGGTCCTGGGCAGTAGGCCGCTGATGATCCCGCCGCAGACTTCGACCATCGCAAGCCATTTGCCTAAAGCGGTGGGGGCTGCGCATTCGATCACTCTGGCACGGCGCAACCGGCCTGAACATGCGGTACTGGCACGCGACGGAATTGCGATGTGTTCGTTCGGGGATGCTTCGCTCAATCACTCAACGGCGCAGGGCGCAATCAATGCGGCATGCTGGACGGCCGTACAGGGCGTCCCATTGCCCCTGTTGTTTGTATGCGAAGACAACGGGATCGGCATTTCAACCAAAACGCCAACAGGCTGGGTCAAAGCTTCTATGTCGATGCGTCCTGGTCTCAAGTATTTCGAAGCGGACGGGTTGGACATGTATGCGGCTGTTGCGGCAGCAGAGCAGGCGGCGGCTTGGGTCCGCCAGCATCGCAAGCCGGCCTTTTTGCACCTGCGCACGGTGCGGCTTTATGGTCATGCGGGTCCGGATGTGGTGACCTCCTATCTGCCCAAAGCAGAAGTCGAAGCGGATGAGGCGCATGATCCATTGCTCTATTCTGCGCGAGGGTTGGTGGCCGCCGGTGCGATGACCGGTCAGCAAGTGCTTGATGTCTATGGCGAGACGCTTGAACACGTCAGGCAGGCAGCAGAAGAAATGGTGGCGACCCCGCGTCTGAAAACGGCTGGTGAGGTGATGGAAAGCCTGATCCCGCCGCACCGCGACGTGACGGCGACCAATGGGCCAAGCGATGCAATGCGGGCCGAGGTGTTCGGCAGCGATCTGACGCAGATGGACCAGCCGCAGCCGATGAGCCGGCTGATCAACTGGGCGCTGCACGATATCATGCTGGGGCATCGCGCTACGTTGCTGATGGGGGAAGATGTCGGTCGAAAGGGCGGCAACTACGGCGTTACGCAAAAGCTGCACGGACGGTTCGGTCCTGCCCGTGTCATCGACACCCTGCTGGACGAGCAAAGTATTCTGGGTCTGGCCATCGGGCTTGCGCATAACGGTTTCCTGCCAATGCCGGAAATCCAGTTTCTAGCCTATCTGCACAATGCCGAGGACCAGCTGCGCGGCGAGGCGGCGACACTGCCGTTTTTCAGTCGCGGGCAATGGACCAATCCGATGGTCGTGCGCATCTCTGCGCTGGGCTATCAGAAAGGCTTTGGCGGTCATTTTCACAATGACAATTCAATCGCGGTGTTGCGCGACATTCCGGGATTGGTCATTGCCTGTCCTTCCAGCGGAGAAGACGCAGCGATGATGCTGCGTGAATGCCACCGGTTGGCGCGGGAAGAGCAGCGGGTTGTTGTCTTCCTCGAACCGATTGCGCTCTATCCCATGCGCGACCTGATCGAGCCGGGCGATGGCCGCTGGATGCGGCACTATCCGTCGCCCGATCAACGGTTGGAGCTGGGACAGGTTGGCGTGCACGGTGACGGAGAGGATGTCGCTATCGTCACATACGGCAACGGTCATTACCTGAGCCGTCAGGCACAGCATGATCTGGCACAGAAGGGCACAGCGGCGCGCGTGATAGATCTGCGCTGGATCGCGCCGTTGCCGCAAGAGGCGCTTTTGGCGGCTATCGGGGAGCGTCCTGTCCTGATCGTCGATGAATGTCGCCATACCGGAGGGCAGGCTGAAGCCTTGATGGCGATGATGCATGAGGGCGGTATCAACCGGTTTGCCAGACTGACAGCAGAGGACAGCTTTATTGCAACCGGTCCGGCTTATGGTGCTACCCTCCCATCACGCGAGGGGATCGTCGCGGCGGTCGAGGGGTTGCTGGGCTGA
- a CDS encoding LysR substrate-binding domain-containing protein gives MIAPRRFLPSISALLAFEAVARLGSATAAAAELSLTQSAISRQLKTLEEQLGVTLIARQGRQLTLTEAGRAYVGKVRDILNSLAQASVSARTSPSVGTLNLAILPAFGMHWLAPRLRDFAQTHPEVTVNLSTRLKPFAIADSPFDAAIHFGHEDWPGVRYLPLMPETVVPVCAPDLLPHPLKNPAGMLDHPLLHLETRPKGWSRWLAALEVEAEPPVGMVFDQFSTMAQAAIHGLGVALLPTFFADPYLKDRQLVLASAQTTQSIGSYFLVWPDAREEGPALTAFRTWLATQTNDA, from the coding sequence ATGATAGCCCCGCGCCGCTTTCTGCCTTCGATCTCTGCCCTGCTCGCCTTTGAAGCCGTGGCACGTCTGGGCAGCGCTACAGCAGCGGCTGCAGAGTTGTCGCTGACCCAAAGCGCGATCAGCCGCCAGCTCAAGACCCTCGAAGAACAACTGGGCGTGACGCTGATTGCCCGTCAGGGGCGGCAGTTAACATTGACCGAAGCGGGGCGTGCGTATGTGGGTAAGGTGCGCGATATCCTTAATTCCCTGGCGCAAGCCTCAGTCTCGGCCCGCACCAGCCCGTCAGTTGGCACACTCAACCTCGCCATACTACCTGCCTTCGGCATGCACTGGCTGGCCCCGCGACTTCGGGATTTTGCGCAGACCCACCCTGAAGTTACCGTAAACCTCAGCACACGGTTAAAGCCTTTCGCCATCGCGGACAGTCCTTTTGATGCGGCCATTCATTTTGGTCACGAGGACTGGCCCGGCGTGCGCTACCTGCCCCTGATGCCTGAAACGGTGGTGCCGGTATGCGCGCCCGACCTTCTGCCCCATCCGCTGAAGAACCCCGCAGGCATGCTGGACCATCCACTCTTGCATCTTGAGACACGGCCCAAAGGTTGGTCACGCTGGCTGGCCGCATTGGAGGTCGAGGCAGAGCCACCCGTTGGTATGGTTTTCGATCAGTTTTCTACGATGGCGCAGGCAGCGATCCACGGTCTGGGTGTCGCACTGCTTCCGACGTTCTTTGCCGATCCCTACCTCAAGGATCGGCAATTGGTGCTCGCCTCTGCCCAGACAACACAAAGTATAGGCAGCTATTTTCTGGTCTGGCCCGACGCCCGCGAGGAAGGCCCTGCACTGACCGCTTTCCGCACGTGGTTGGCCACACAAACAAATGACGCATAG
- a CDS encoding peptidoglycan-binding domain-containing protein, translating into MGSIVKRGSKGGHIIPLNAALYNKGFKKVPDPSDPNAASEFTAETEKAVKAIQKRYGVRPTGVCDVNGMLFALGKSPKDFLANPHDFTSVSDKYSKKQDEHGKRADRLVKDISDEMRALKDRVSRFKDNFGEAITNDFVHAVQVLEADWDMYQTSNDLLERFRLVQSMKKWEKKAAAAQSRADQEVAIAVKYIKSLEGVLKQLKGAGH; encoded by the coding sequence TTGGGTAGTATTGTTAAACGTGGCAGCAAGGGCGGCCATATCATTCCGTTGAACGCGGCGCTCTACAACAAGGGGTTCAAAAAGGTTCCCGATCCCTCAGACCCGAACGCAGCATCGGAATTCACCGCCGAAACCGAAAAGGCGGTGAAGGCCATCCAGAAACGGTACGGCGTCCGCCCTACCGGTGTATGTGATGTAAACGGCATGCTGTTCGCGCTGGGAAAAAGCCCAAAGGATTTCCTGGCAAATCCGCATGACTTCACCTCGGTTTCCGACAAGTATTCAAAGAAACAGGATGAACACGGAAAGCGCGCGGATCGCCTTGTAAAGGACATCAGCGATGAAATGAGGGCGCTGAAAGACCGCGTATCCCGCTTCAAGGACAACTTCGGAGAGGCGATCACAAACGATTTCGTCCATGCGGTTCAGGTTCTTGAGGCCGACTGGGACATGTATCAGACAAGCAACGATCTGCTTGAGCGCTTTCGATTGGTCCAGTCGATGAAGAAATGGGAAAAAAAGGCGGCAGCGGCACAATCACGGGCCGATCAGGAAGTCGCCATCGCCGTGAAATACATCAAGTCCCTCGAAGGCGTGCTCAAGCAGCTCAAGGGCGCGGGACACTGA